The following are encoded in a window of Flavobacteriales bacterium genomic DNA:
- a CDS encoding ATP-dependent Clp protease proteolytic subunit, translated as MIKRPLHITAKRNGKRADVRIEGVIASYTRANARDFEASIDALVASGVADGHVYIDSEGGSVLEAKRILGALRKLTGRITGEGGPAVMSAATYIGLHLDEFRVQSTTSYMIHKPKAMVDGDEDEVEKDLKGLRDVTKEYRAAYAKKTGKSEEDIEALWSKGNRWYTGEEAVAEGFVDGLVEDEGEEINEEAVARIAACGCPANKLPKASSAKTKTTTMDINLLRATLGMPETATEAEVLARLNALKASEAKAKADAIARRTQEVKSILDKAVAEKRMTEAHRASYEAKFAADFDATKAEVEALVAAPNVARETGADGGSAAVAKGRENWTYAEWMEKDEKGLNAMRKDNPEAFEALWKAQYGK; from the coding sequence ATGATCAAGCGCCCGCTGCATATCACCGCCAAGCGCAACGGCAAGCGTGCCGATGTGCGCATCGAGGGCGTGATCGCGAGCTACACACGGGCGAACGCCCGCGACTTCGAGGCCAGCATCGACGCGCTGGTGGCCAGTGGCGTGGCCGATGGCCATGTTTACATCGATAGCGAGGGGGGCAGCGTACTTGAGGCCAAGCGCATCCTGGGTGCGCTGCGCAAGCTCACGGGCCGGATCACGGGCGAGGGAGGTCCTGCTGTGATGAGCGCTGCCACGTACATCGGCCTGCACCTGGACGAGTTCCGTGTGCAGAGTACGACTTCGTACATGATTCACAAGCCCAAGGCGATGGTGGACGGCGACGAGGACGAGGTGGAGAAAGACCTGAAGGGCCTGCGCGATGTGACCAAGGAATATCGCGCGGCTTACGCGAAGAAGACGGGGAAGAGCGAGGAAGATATCGAGGCACTTTGGAGCAAGGGCAACCGCTGGTACACCGGCGAGGAGGCTGTTGCCGAAGGCTTCGTGGATGGCCTGGTCGAAGACGAGGGAGAAGAGATCAATGAGGAAGCCGTTGCGCGCATCGCCGCATGTGGCTGTCCCGCCAATAAGTTACCCAAAGCCAGTTCGGCCAAAACCAAGACCACAACGATGGACATCAACCTGCTGCGTGCCACGCTGGGCATGCCCGAGACCGCAACCGAGGCTGAGGTCCTCGCCCGTCTGAATGCGCTGAAGGCCAGCGAGGCCAAGGCGAAGGCCGATGCCATCGCCCGCCGCACCCAGGAGGTGAAGAGCATCCTGGACAAGGCCGTTGCCGAGAAGCGCATGACCGAGGCGCACCGCGCCAGCTACGAGGCCAAGTTCGCCGCAGACTTCGATGCCACCAAGGCCGAAGTGGAGGCCCTGGTGGCCGCGCCCAATGTGGCCAGGGAGACCGGAGCCGATGGCGGTAGTGCCGCTGTGGCCAAGGGGCGCGAGAACTGGACCTACGCCGAGTGGATGGAGAAGGACGAGAAGGGCCTGAACGCCATGCGCAAGGACAACCCCGAGGCCTTCGAGGCGCTCTGGAAGGCGCAGTACGGCAAGTGA
- a CDS encoding DUF1804 family protein, which yields MAKDQERNIARIYFVEQGITRKEIAEKLGVREKTVGDWATKGNWEDLRTAHLTSSKNVENALRGLIQTYSEQLTNMERDKDLALAMGGAKEKARLVDALAKTAKTLEIVRAENDITLSARLRIMEWVFGELQKYDPAAHVKLVEFQSLLLDEVARIHA from the coding sequence ATGGCCAAGGACCAGGAACGCAACATCGCGCGCATCTACTTCGTGGAGCAGGGCATCACGCGCAAGGAGATCGCCGAAAAGCTGGGAGTGCGCGAGAAGACCGTGGGCGATTGGGCCACCAAAGGCAACTGGGAGGACCTGCGCACCGCACACCTCACCAGCAGCAAGAACGTGGAGAATGCGCTGCGTGGCCTGATCCAGACCTACAGCGAACAGCTCACCAACATGGAGCGCGACAAGGACCTTGCCCTGGCCATGGGCGGGGCCAAGGAGAAGGCCCGCCTGGTGGATGCGCTGGCAAAGACGGCGAAGACGCTGGAGATCGTGCGCGCCGAGAACGACATCACGCTCAGCGCCAGGCTGCGCATCATGGAGTGGGTGTTCGGCGAACTTCAGAAGTACGACCCCGCCGCGCACGTGAAGCTGGTGGAGTTCCAAAGCCTGCTGCTCGATGAGGTAGCACGTATCCACGCATGA